The stretch of DNA TTGTCACCGCACCTCCGATCGTCAACGTCCATTCCGACAGGGGAATATCCGGTTTTTGTCCCAGGTCGAGTACCGGCCAGGTTTCCACAAGGTGTTGACCTGGAGGCAGTCGATCGTCTCCTTCATAGAAGACCTCGCGTTCTTCTCCGCCACGTCTGGCTTTGGCCCAGTTTTCCTTCGACTTGATGAAGCGGTCGTTCTGATCCATTCTCCAGCCTCCTGGAGACAGAGTAGGGCAAGAGCCTACGATCTTACAAGGCCGGAGTGTCGAGGGGTGAATGCCGATGTTCTCAGGTTGAAGGCTGAGGTAGCTGAACTGGTCTGGACGGTTGTGAAGAAAGGGGCTGTCAGGAGGGCACACACAAGGATGGGCCCTCAGCCGGCCTCTAGCCCAGCCGAAGGTTTCCCTGGCGAGAATCAGACGTGAAGTCTGGTCTCTCGTTCAGACCAGCGCTGCGGGCGCATCAACGTGCCCAACGCAGCGACGGCGCAGATCGTAGCCAGGAGAATGAAGCTGGCGAAGAGAAAAAATCCACTTTTCATATCGTGCATCGAGAGCGGTCCCATGACATCACCCCCACCCTACTGTAATTGTACCACTTCATTCTGCTTGCCAACCGCATCCACAACGCCATGATTCTTCGGGTGATTTCTTCCTTAGACCCGAAGTGCAGTGAGGGCACGGGCGCATCCAGACATGTGAAGTTGTCTCATAGATGGGGTGTGAGGACTGAGATTGTTGCGGGATGGTGTGTGTTGTCGGCATTGCGGCGTCCAAGAGTTCAATCAGCGCATGCATCTATGACATTACCTCCACTGGTAGCCTGTCTTCAAGAGTTCTTTCGGAGGGGCAGGTCCGGGACTTGAGGCTCTGGAGTCGTGACTGGGAGACGTGGCAAGCAACCTTTCCCTGTTAAATACTGTGATATCAATCACAACGAGGAATCCACGCCATGACGTCGTTGCTTCTTTCGCAGGTCTTTCGGCCGGAAATTTTTGTGGTGGGCATCTCTTCTGCCGCACAATCCGCATACAACTCCGTCCGATGACCAGCGAGCGAGTCACTCTGTGAGGTAGCTCACAGCCCTTCGGCCACAATGTGCGTATTGTCTCAACGGGAACGAGTGATTGACACACGAGCAAGGAGTCACGATGATATCGCCCCAAACAGCTATGACTACACCGGTAGAATCGTCCTCCGCCTCGAAACAGGGTGGCCTTGGCAAACTTATGCTGGGGCTCGTGGTTGGACTAGGCATTGCGGCATTTTTCTACTTTGATCTCGGACGGTACCTTTCCCTGGACGGACTCAAGTCCAATCGGGATCAGTTGCTCGCCTTTACAGAAGCTCACTATCCGGTTGCGGTGGCCATGTTTGTGCTTGGCTACTGTGTGGTAATCGGGCTCTCGCTCCCCGGTGGCGCGATCATGACGTTGGCCGGAGGGTTTCTCTTTGGCAGCCTGTTGGGTACGCTGTACGTCAATGTCGGTGCGACCGTGGGCGCGACGCTGGCGTTCCTGGTGGCTCGGTATCTGCTCAGGGAATGGGTGGAGCAGAAATTCGGCAATCGACTGGATGGCATTCAGCAGGGATTTGCCAGTAACGCGTTCAGTTATCTGCTGACGCTGCGGCTGATTCCGTTGTTTCCATTTTTTCTCGTTAATATGGTCTCGGGGCTGACCCGGGTGAGCATCGGCACCTACATGGCTGCCACCTCCCTCGGGATTATTCCGGGCAGTTTTGTGTTCGCTTATGCAGGGCGCCAACTTGGCACGATCAGTTCCCTCAAGGAAATTGCTTCACCCAATGTGTTGATCGCCTTTACACTTCTGGGTCTGTTGGCGCTGGTGCCGATACTCCATAGGAAGTTTGCCGGTAAGTTGATCTAGTTGCATGTGGGTGCCCGTCGCCATTCATAGCGGCGGAGCGAAAGACCGCTGACGGGTTGATTCACCAGAGAGAGAATCCGACCTCAATGAGCGCTCCAGTCCAAAGTTTGGTCCTGCCGGACGACGAACACAACCGGAGGTTGGTTGCGAATGTGCATCCGTCCGGTTGGGTGAATCCAGAGCCTGCTGGTCGCTACAACATGGTCGTAGTCGGTGCCGGCACCGCGGGGTTGATCACGGCGGTGGTGGCGGCGGGATTGGGCGCGAAGGTTGCGCTGATCGAACGCCATCTGATGGGAGGGGATTGTCTGAACGTCGGGTGCGTTCCTTCGAAAGCGTTGATTCGTGCGGCTCATGCCTGGGCGCAGTTGCGTGATGCCTCGGCCTTCGGCCTGCACATTCCGCCGGGGGTGACTCGTGACTTCGGCGCGGTGATGGCGAGGATGCGAACGTTGCGAGCCAGGATCAGCCATATGGATTCCGCACATCGCTACACATCACTGGGTGTCGATGTCTATATCGGACAGGCTCGATTCACCGGCCAGGATAGGGTGTCGGTGGAGGGGCCGGCTGGACATCGAACGCTGGCATTCGTCAAAGCAGCGATCTGCACAGGAGCAAGGGCTGCGGCGCCGGTTATCCCAGGGT from Nitrospira sp. encodes:
- a CDS encoding TVP38/TMEM64 family protein; this encodes MISPQTAMTTPVESSSASKQGGLGKLMLGLVVGLGIAAFFYFDLGRYLSLDGLKSNRDQLLAFTEAHYPVAVAMFVLGYCVVIGLSLPGGAIMTLAGGFLFGSLLGTLYVNVGATVGATLAFLVARYLLREWVEQKFGNRLDGIQQGFASNAFSYLLTLRLIPLFPFFLVNMVSGLTRVSIGTYMAATSLGIIPGSFVFAYAGRQLGTISSLKEIASPNVLIAFTLLGLLALVPILHRKFAGKLI